The following coding sequences lie in one Alloacidobacterium dinghuense genomic window:
- a CDS encoding UDP-glucuronic acid decarboxylase family protein — MTTRVLITGAAGFLGSHLTDALLAEGCSVVGVDNLCTGSLENLKHLQSESRFEFQEHDICFPFDFGKVDYVFNFASPASPEDYGRLGIETLEVGSSGTRNVLELAHKYQAKFLHASTSECYGDPTVHPQTEDYWGNVNPIGPRSVYDEAKRFSEALVMAYHRYRKVDTRLARIFNTYGPRLQANDGRVISNFMMQALQGQDLTVYGTGSQTRSFCYVSDEVDGFLRLSRSPEHFPVNIGNPNEWTILDCAQAVLRVTGSRSRIVFHSLPVDDPAQRQPDIARARQLLGWEPKIDLETGLRLSLEYFRSSLVPQPQTQTQTQTQPEDAESALNQG; from the coding sequence TTGACTACACGAGTTCTCATCACTGGCGCAGCGGGATTTCTAGGTTCGCATCTGACGGATGCGCTTCTAGCCGAAGGATGTTCTGTCGTCGGCGTCGACAATCTATGCACCGGCTCCCTTGAAAACCTTAAGCATCTTCAATCCGAGTCACGGTTTGAATTTCAGGAACACGACATCTGCTTTCCATTCGATTTCGGGAAGGTAGACTACGTCTTCAACTTCGCCTCTCCAGCCAGCCCTGAAGATTACGGACGATTGGGCATTGAGACCCTTGAAGTTGGCTCTTCGGGCACCCGAAACGTCTTGGAACTTGCACACAAGTATCAGGCAAAGTTTCTGCACGCATCCACTTCCGAGTGTTACGGCGATCCGACTGTGCACCCGCAAACGGAAGACTACTGGGGCAATGTAAACCCGATAGGTCCGCGATCGGTTTACGATGAAGCCAAGCGCTTTTCCGAGGCGTTGGTCATGGCTTACCATCGATATCGGAAGGTCGATACCAGGCTCGCTCGCATCTTCAATACCTACGGTCCCCGTTTGCAGGCGAACGACGGCCGGGTGATATCGAACTTTATGATGCAGGCTCTTCAGGGGCAGGACCTGACCGTCTACGGGACAGGCAGCCAGACGCGAAGTTTTTGCTACGTCAGCGATGAGGTGGATGGCTTTCTTCGCTTGTCGCGTTCCCCGGAGCACTTTCCGGTCAACATTGGGAACCCGAATGAATGGACCATACTCGACTGTGCCCAGGCGGTGCTGCGAGTCACCGGATCTAGGAGCAGGATCGTTTTCCACTCTCTACCGGTGGACGACCCGGCACAGCGCCAGCCCGACATAGCCCGCGCCCGGCAACTGCTGGGCTGGGAGCCGAAAATCGACCTGGAAACTGGACTGAGGCTGAGCCTTGAGTATTTTCGGTCGAGCCTCGTCCCTCAACCTCAAACTCAAACTCAAACTCAAACTCAACCAGAGGATGCTGAATCTGCGTTGAACCAGGGCTGA
- a CDS encoding chromate transporter codes for MNQIPALIRVFAYLSLLTVGGGMAAFPELKILTVEVHKWLTFPQLIHLYSVGQMAPGPNMMMIVAVGQWAGGLLGALVVLVAFFGPTAILAFIVARLWKKLEKWPWRTSIQEGLAPVSIGLLLAGCFTMAKGAIFGVETAAIAVGVLLILLQYKINPAILVLAGAVIGVLSL; via the coding sequence ATGAACCAGATTCCCGCACTCATCCGCGTCTTTGCTTATCTTTCTCTCCTGACGGTTGGCGGTGGCATGGCAGCCTTTCCAGAGCTGAAGATTCTGACGGTCGAGGTCCACAAGTGGCTTACCTTCCCGCAGTTAATACACCTCTACAGCGTGGGACAGATGGCTCCTGGGCCCAACATGATGATGATCGTTGCCGTCGGACAATGGGCCGGCGGGCTTCTCGGTGCTCTCGTTGTATTAGTCGCCTTCTTCGGGCCGACCGCAATCCTCGCCTTTATCGTGGCCCGTCTCTGGAAGAAGCTGGAGAAGTGGCCGTGGCGGACCTCCATCCAGGAGGGACTAGCTCCCGTCTCCATCGGCCTCCTGTTGGCTGGCTGCTTCACCATGGCAAAGGGTGCAATCTTCGGTGTTGAAACCGCTGCAATTGCCGTTGGCGTCCTGCTGATCCTCCTGCAATACAAGATCAATCCAGCCATTCTGGTGCTTGCCGGAGCAGTCATCGGTGTGCTTTCGCTTTAG
- a CDS encoding S9 family peptidase: MNFARGLFLWSLCLASTFLLGQSFTLDQALSAPFNSELTAAPIGGTFAWVTNLQGRRNLWAATRNADGKTYSSQQLTKYSEDDGIEIGNIAWTPDGQSLVYVRGGDFEFPERPAPNPDLLSDGVNQEIWVVSVHGGEPRKLATGMAPAVSPVGDEIAYLLKGQIWEMSLKDPNAKPEQLMHTRGTLSSLLWSPNGKALAFVSDRGDHSFIGLYTPETKSLRYLDPGTDHDGSPAWSLDGKNIAFVRVPYSKHEALFGPKRTGLPWSIRVVEAESGKGHEIWRANEGRGSVFHEAQGQSQLHWTSAGAIIFPWEADGWLHLYSVSPNRETAELLTPGDFEVDRVAGSRDGKSIIYSSNQDDIDRRHIWKLDSASGHVSEITHGEGIETAPVVSGDGESIAVLRSDARVPIRPAIVGVNGDLEDLAPQAKFPAASFVVPQQVIFSSADGFRIHGQLFLSKSTQDGRRHPAIVFFHGGSRRQMFLGWHPMEYYSNAYGMNQYLASLGYIVLSVNYRSGIGYGEEFREALNYGATGASEFNDVLGAGLYLRGRSDVDAAHIGVWGGSYGGYLTALALARASDMFAAGVDMHGVHDWNLELGNWLPAYDPAADPQGARTAWLSSPLSSVNTWRSPVLLIQGDDDRNVVFAQTVQLAEALRKQKVEIDELIFPDEIHDFLLHRDWLAAYSASAEFFAKHLK; encoded by the coding sequence ATGAATTTCGCGCGCGGGTTATTTCTCTGGTCTTTATGTTTGGCATCGACTTTTCTATTAGGGCAGAGCTTCACGCTTGATCAGGCGTTAAGTGCGCCATTCAACTCTGAACTGACGGCCGCACCAATAGGTGGCACTTTTGCCTGGGTAACAAATCTGCAGGGTCGGCGAAATCTGTGGGCGGCAACCAGAAATGCCGACGGAAAAACGTACAGTTCTCAACAGCTGACTAAGTATTCCGAAGACGATGGCATTGAAATCGGGAATATCGCGTGGACGCCGGATGGCCAATCCCTCGTCTACGTGCGTGGCGGAGACTTTGAATTCCCAGAGCGGCCAGCCCCCAATCCCGATCTTCTTTCTGATGGAGTCAACCAGGAGATCTGGGTTGTCTCCGTGCATGGCGGAGAGCCGCGAAAACTCGCAACAGGCATGGCTCCCGCAGTCTCTCCAGTTGGAGACGAGATTGCCTATCTTCTCAAGGGTCAAATATGGGAGATGTCGCTGAAGGATCCGAATGCAAAGCCAGAGCAACTCATGCATACCCGTGGCACTCTATCATCGCTACTCTGGTCGCCGAATGGAAAGGCGCTGGCATTCGTTAGCGATCGCGGCGACCATAGCTTCATCGGCCTGTACACGCCTGAGACGAAGAGCCTGCGTTACCTCGATCCCGGCACAGATCACGATGGGTCTCCAGCCTGGTCGCTCGACGGAAAGAATATTGCCTTTGTCCGGGTTCCATACAGCAAGCATGAGGCGCTCTTCGGTCCCAAACGGACGGGTTTGCCATGGTCGATTCGAGTCGTAGAAGCCGAGAGCGGGAAGGGCCATGAGATATGGAGGGCCAATGAAGGAAGAGGCAGCGTTTTTCATGAAGCGCAGGGACAAAGTCAGCTTCATTGGACGAGTGCCGGGGCCATCATTTTTCCCTGGGAAGCGGATGGCTGGCTACATCTCTATTCGGTCAGCCCGAATCGCGAAACGGCGGAGTTGTTGACGCCCGGTGACTTCGAAGTAGACAGGGTCGCTGGAAGCCGTGACGGCAAAAGCATCATCTACTCTTCCAATCAGGACGACATCGATCGCAGACATATCTGGAAGCTCGATTCGGCGAGCGGGCATGTTTCTGAAATAACGCACGGAGAGGGAATTGAGACGGCGCCAGTTGTGTCCGGCGATGGCGAATCGATCGCCGTATTGCGTTCCGATGCGCGTGTGCCGATCCGGCCAGCCATCGTCGGCGTAAATGGCGATCTCGAAGACCTCGCGCCGCAGGCAAAGTTTCCGGCGGCAAGTTTTGTCGTGCCTCAACAGGTCATTTTTTCTTCTGCAGACGGATTCCGTATTCATGGACAGCTATTCCTCTCGAAGAGCACGCAGGATGGTCGCCGTCATCCAGCGATTGTCTTTTTCCATGGCGGATCAAGACGCCAGATGTTTCTCGGCTGGCACCCGATGGAGTACTACTCCAACGCCTACGGAATGAACCAATATCTAGCCAGTCTGGGATACATCGTATTGTCAGTGAACTACCGTAGCGGCATTGGCTACGGCGAGGAATTCCGCGAAGCCTTGAACTACGGCGCCACCGGAGCCAGCGAATTTAACGACGTGCTTGGAGCAGGACTATATCTGCGCGGGCGATCCGATGTCGATGCGGCCCACATCGGCGTGTGGGGAGGTAGCTATGGCGGCTATCTCACCGCATTGGCGTTGGCGCGCGCGTCAGACATGTTCGCTGCCGGAGTCGACATGCACGGGGTTCACGACTGGAATTTGGAATTGGGCAACTGGCTTCCGGCCTACGATCCTGCCGCTGATCCCCAGGGCGCCCGAACTGCATGGTTGTCATCTCCGCTTTCGTCCGTAAACACCTGGCGTTCGCCCGTCCTGCTTATTCAAGGCGACGATGATCGGAACGTTGTTTTTGCCCAAACGGTTCAGCTTGCCGAAGCTTTGCGCAAACAGAAGGTCGAAATTGACGAACTCATCTTTCCCGACGAAATCCATGATTTCTTGCTCCACCGAGACTGGCTTGCCGCATATTCTGCCAGCGCCGAATTCTTCGCGAAACATTTGAAATAG
- a CDS encoding serine/threonine-protein kinase has protein sequence MKHRTIEHYELIRRLGAGGSGVVYLANDTLLMRPVVLKILKRGALTLEQMRTTVLREARMASAIEHPNVCGIYEVGEEGEEAYIVMQYVPGQSLDKIIAKGPASMQLALSVGIQVADGLSAAHSLGIFHRDLKPANAILTDGGLVKILDFGLARRLNPEEAEFDPSKSSRRKTGPVAATYTARGGTIAYMAPEQFVTGQSSVQSDIWALGVILYELVSGRHPFSRPDADEFQSIRAIQFIDPPSLDQCCPDVPGEFSSVILRCLQKNPAERYASAAEIRESLKTIMKALQIETGIIPGEAAAHLPVSTPEDEKRTTGLLSMLAERFRESADTQTKQNTIVVLPFKNFGPSEVTPLYGFALADAIAARLSRMSSLVVRPSSALMHLPLAQLDPLDVGQKLLVRWVLTGNFIRSEKGFDLNWQLLDVSGQSVSGGGAISVPSFDLVAVQTEICNEVFASLQGIGQLTQTNERSNAPRTTLTEKISEEYLQARAMLSSFMQRTGSKSDLDRARELFDRVTQSSASFAPAWSGLGITHLQYVQHGFGGHMHVMAARRAFNQALELDQGSVEANLYRVYMLLSRGEKESARHGIEHLLRTASNDWNVHLVAGMTLRVDGVYEEALDQFNQSLKLNPSNAPVIYNHRARVYQYQNQLELADEELEKGLTLEPKHPLLRTSVAYQRMRQGDLQQAIQLLESVIRDDDSMRIAYPTLAMCYVQVGERDRGASLITEDSLSAAEADSEMAYRLATYFAVEGDESEALHWLRRAIYLGNENYPWFAKNPAWNRLHGHTDFERILEDLKKSFRRNQKTWKRLLEQVPKVPQV, from the coding sequence ATGAAACATCGCACGATCGAGCACTATGAACTGATCCGGCGGCTGGGAGCAGGTGGCAGCGGTGTGGTGTATCTGGCGAACGACACGCTGCTGATGCGGCCTGTCGTTCTGAAGATACTGAAGCGCGGCGCTCTAACACTGGAGCAGATGCGCACCACCGTTCTGCGAGAAGCCCGCATGGCCTCGGCGATTGAACATCCGAATGTCTGCGGCATCTACGAAGTAGGCGAAGAAGGTGAAGAAGCCTACATCGTGATGCAGTATGTGCCCGGCCAGTCTCTCGACAAAATCATTGCGAAAGGCCCTGCGAGCATGCAACTGGCGCTTTCAGTCGGTATCCAGGTCGCCGATGGCTTGAGCGCTGCTCACTCGCTCGGAATTTTCCATCGAGATCTGAAGCCAGCGAATGCCATTCTCACCGACGGCGGCCTTGTGAAGATCCTGGACTTTGGTCTCGCTCGGCGTCTCAATCCCGAAGAAGCGGAGTTCGATCCTTCGAAATCTTCGCGCCGCAAAACCGGACCCGTAGCCGCCACCTACACCGCGCGTGGTGGCACGATCGCCTACATGGCACCAGAGCAATTCGTCACCGGCCAGAGCAGCGTACAGAGTGACATCTGGGCTTTGGGGGTGATCCTGTATGAACTGGTTAGTGGGCGGCATCCTTTCTCACGGCCTGACGCCGATGAATTCCAGAGCATCCGCGCCATTCAATTCATAGACCCACCTTCGCTCGATCAGTGCTGTCCTGACGTGCCCGGCGAATTCAGCTCGGTCATCCTGAGATGTCTGCAAAAGAATCCCGCCGAACGCTACGCCAGCGCCGCTGAAATCCGCGAGTCACTCAAAACCATCATGAAAGCGCTCCAGATTGAGACCGGTATTATTCCGGGCGAAGCCGCTGCGCATCTGCCGGTATCTACGCCAGAAGATGAGAAACGGACAACCGGTTTACTCTCCATGCTGGCGGAGCGCTTTCGCGAGTCCGCGGATACGCAGACCAAGCAGAACACGATCGTCGTTCTGCCGTTTAAGAACTTTGGCCCTTCAGAAGTAACGCCGCTCTACGGATTCGCCTTGGCCGACGCCATCGCTGCGAGGCTTTCACGCATGTCGTCGCTGGTTGTACGGCCCTCCAGCGCACTCATGCACCTCCCTTTGGCACAGCTTGATCCCCTCGATGTGGGCCAGAAACTGTTGGTGCGGTGGGTGCTGACGGGAAACTTCATCCGCTCGGAAAAGGGTTTCGACCTGAACTGGCAACTTCTCGATGTGTCAGGTCAGAGCGTGAGCGGAGGCGGAGCCATCAGCGTGCCGTCATTCGATCTGGTTGCAGTGCAGACGGAAATCTGCAATGAAGTCTTCGCTTCGCTGCAGGGAATCGGCCAGCTGACACAAACGAACGAACGAAGCAATGCGCCACGCACCACTCTCACCGAAAAGATTTCTGAAGAATATCTGCAGGCGCGCGCGATGTTGTCGTCGTTCATGCAGCGAACCGGCAGCAAGTCCGATCTTGACCGCGCACGTGAGTTGTTCGACCGCGTAACGCAAAGCAGCGCATCCTTCGCGCCCGCGTGGAGCGGGCTCGGCATCACGCATTTGCAATATGTTCAACACGGATTTGGCGGCCACATGCATGTGATGGCCGCGCGGCGCGCCTTTAACCAGGCATTGGAACTTGATCAGGGCTCCGTAGAAGCGAATCTCTACCGCGTTTACATGCTGCTGTCCCGCGGTGAAAAGGAAAGCGCCCGCCACGGCATTGAGCACCTGTTGCGAACGGCATCGAACGACTGGAATGTGCATCTGGTTGCTGGCATGACGTTGCGCGTTGACGGCGTATATGAAGAGGCTCTGGACCAGTTCAACCAGTCGTTGAAGCTGAACCCGTCGAATGCGCCAGTTATCTACAACCATCGCGCGCGAGTCTATCAATACCAGAACCAGCTGGAACTCGCCGATGAAGAACTGGAAAAGGGACTGACGCTCGAACCCAAGCACCCGCTGCTGCGTACCTCGGTTGCGTATCAGCGCATGCGTCAGGGCGATTTGCAACAGGCCATTCAACTGCTTGAGTCCGTCATACGCGATGACGACAGCATGCGCATTGCGTATCCAACTTTAGCCATGTGCTATGTGCAAGTCGGCGAGCGGGACCGTGGCGCCTCGCTCATCACTGAAGACTCGCTCTCCGCAGCCGAGGCTGACAGCGAAATGGCCTATCGTCTGGCAACATACTTCGCTGTCGAAGGAGACGAAAGCGAGGCCCTGCACTGGCTCCGCCGCGCAATCTATCTCGGAAACGAAAACTACCCATGGTTTGCCAAGAATCCAGCGTGGAACCGGCTCCACGGGCACACCGACTTCGAGCGTATCCTCGAAGACCTGAAAAAGAGCTTTCGCCGCAATCAGAAAACCTGGAAGCGGCTACTGGAGCAGGTACCCAAAGTTCCGCAGGTCTGA
- a CDS encoding sodium:solute symporter family protein, with protein MDLTFIDWLIMLLYFAFVLGIGFALKRFMRTSKDFFQAGRSLPAWICGLAFISANLGAQEVIGMGASGAKYGIATSHFYWIGAIPAMIFVGVFMMPFYYGSKARSVPEFLRLRFDEKTRAYNACSFAVMTVFSSGISMYAMARLIQTLHVFDSVFLKFNLPLGWIFHFAIIISAVIVLGYIFLGGLTSAIYNEVLQFFLIVAGFLPLVWVGLKNVGGWSGLKAALPVAYTHSWRGMTNPHTNPLGVEWFGLSMGLAFVLSFGYWCTDFLVIQTAMASDSEESARRVPLIAAVPKMFFPFLVILPGLIAIATPTLTQHAMMQSAPSLRAPAPAPANDLSDPTKYNRGLIPAKVNPVTGKVMTDEQGQPLLDYDLAIPNMLLHYFPTGILGLGLTALLASFMSGMAGNVTAFNTVWTYDLYQSYIHKNASDSHYLKMGRWATVGGILLSMATAYAATSFNNIMDTLQLVFSFVNAPLFATFLLGMFWKRTTGHAAFTGLVSGTVAAILHHGLTLPADAHPGIHGGWIAVVHSYPSEMAQNFWTAIWAFSTNFILTAVISLMTKPRPENELVGLVYSLTPKPVEHHMAWYARPKVIALGLIVLLVALNLIFR; from the coding sequence GTGGACCTGACATTTATCGACTGGCTCATCATGCTGCTGTATTTCGCTTTTGTGCTTGGCATTGGTTTTGCGCTTAAGCGATTCATGCGGACTAGCAAAGATTTTTTCCAGGCAGGCCGCTCCTTACCGGCATGGATCTGCGGACTCGCTTTCATCTCGGCCAATCTCGGCGCGCAGGAAGTGATTGGCATGGGTGCGTCGGGTGCGAAGTATGGCATTGCCACCAGCCATTTCTATTGGATCGGCGCCATTCCCGCGATGATCTTCGTTGGCGTCTTCATGATGCCGTTCTATTACGGGTCGAAGGCGCGATCCGTTCCCGAGTTTCTCCGTCTGCGCTTCGACGAAAAGACCCGAGCTTACAACGCCTGCTCCTTCGCTGTGATGACGGTGTTTTCTTCCGGCATCTCGATGTATGCCATGGCGCGGCTCATTCAGACGCTGCATGTCTTCGACTCGGTCTTCCTGAAGTTCAACCTGCCACTTGGCTGGATCTTTCACTTCGCGATCATCATTTCCGCTGTCATCGTCCTTGGCTATATCTTCCTCGGCGGCCTTACCAGCGCCATCTACAACGAGGTTTTGCAATTCTTTCTCATCGTCGCCGGATTCCTGCCGCTGGTCTGGGTTGGCCTGAAGAATGTTGGGGGATGGAGCGGACTAAAGGCCGCATTGCCCGTTGCCTATACCCATTCCTGGCGTGGAATGACCAACCCACATACAAATCCTTTGGGCGTGGAATGGTTCGGGCTCTCCATGGGGCTGGCGTTCGTGCTTTCCTTTGGCTACTGGTGTACCGACTTCCTCGTGATCCAAACAGCGATGGCATCGGATTCAGAAGAGTCAGCACGGCGCGTCCCGCTCATCGCTGCCGTCCCGAAGATGTTCTTTCCATTCCTCGTCATTTTGCCCGGATTGATCGCCATCGCAACGCCGACTCTAACGCAACACGCAATGATGCAATCCGCGCCATCACTGAGAGCGCCGGCACCGGCACCGGCAAATGACCTTTCCGATCCGACGAAATACAACCGGGGTCTGATTCCCGCTAAAGTGAATCCGGTTACGGGAAAGGTGATGACCGATGAGCAAGGCCAACCGTTGCTCGACTATGATCTCGCCATCCCAAACATGCTTCTGCACTACTTCCCAACCGGCATTCTAGGACTCGGCCTGACCGCGCTGCTTGCAAGCTTTATGTCCGGAATGGCAGGCAACGTGACGGCCTTCAACACAGTCTGGACCTACGATCTCTATCAGTCCTACATCCATAAGAACGCCAGCGATTCTCACTACCTGAAGATGGGGCGGTGGGCAACTGTCGGCGGCATTCTGTTATCGATGGCAACGGCCTACGCCGCAACGTCGTTCAACAACATCATGGACACGCTGCAGCTTGTCTTTTCTTTCGTGAATGCGCCACTCTTCGCAACATTCCTGCTGGGCATGTTCTGGAAGCGAACCACAGGGCATGCAGCATTTACAGGTCTCGTGAGTGGCACAGTAGCGGCCATTCTCCATCACGGGCTGACTCTGCCCGCTGATGCCCATCCAGGCATCCATGGTGGGTGGATTGCCGTGGTCCACTCCTATCCCAGTGAAATGGCGCAAAATTTCTGGACGGCAATCTGGGCATTTTCCACGAACTTCATTCTCACCGCGGTCATCAGCCTGATGACCAAGCCGCGTCCTGAGAATGAGCTGGTAGGGCTGGTGTATTCGCTTACGCCCAAACCGGTAGAGCACCACATGGCGTGGTATGCGCGTCCCAAGGTGATTGCCTTGGGGCTGATCGTATTGCTTGTCGCATTGAATCTGATCTTCCGCTAG
- a CDS encoding flagellar hook-associated protein 3 — translation MRFDPFYLNSAVASLDQTSALEQHLTSEISSGSRVNSLSDDPVAAGENVLLSSQLNLDDSFSQTESSTVGMLQVTDSTLGSVISQLTKALSLATEGNNGTLNASDLQSISTELSGIRDEVLSLANTTYMNQYLFSGSQGSTTPYTLNSAVTPSTVTYNGDAVTSYVTTPNGQKIQTNLPGSQIFSDPTNNVLQTLNNLVADFSTGTASAGSIADTTSLNSALNYVSQQRVVMDNSITQLQAAQTYTQAQGTQITSAQTNLMQADVAQVSTQLSTAETQQAALTQVVNILEKNNGGLFSLL, via the coding sequence ATGAGATTCGATCCCTTTTATCTGAACAGCGCTGTGGCTTCACTCGACCAGACTTCAGCGCTTGAGCAGCACCTCACAAGCGAGATCTCCAGCGGAAGCCGAGTCAATTCGCTGAGCGACGATCCGGTGGCCGCAGGCGAAAATGTTCTGCTCAGCTCGCAACTCAATCTCGACGACAGCTTTTCTCAGACCGAGAGCTCGACTGTGGGCATGCTGCAGGTGACCGACTCTACTTTAGGAAGCGTGATTTCGCAACTCACAAAGGCGCTCTCTCTGGCCACCGAGGGGAACAACGGTACCCTGAACGCAAGTGACCTGCAGTCTATCTCCACCGAGCTTTCCGGAATCCGGGATGAAGTCCTCTCCCTGGCGAACACGACCTATATGAATCAATATCTTTTCTCCGGGAGCCAGGGCAGCACGACACCATACACCTTGAATTCTGCCGTCACGCCCAGCACAGTCACGTATAACGGAGACGCGGTTACGTCGTACGTTACGACGCCAAACGGACAGAAGATTCAGACCAATCTTCCCGGCAGCCAGATTTTCAGCGATCCCACGAACAATGTCCTGCAGACGCTGAACAATCTTGTCGCCGATTTTTCTACCGGCACTGCTTCGGCTGGCTCGATCGCAGATACAACATCCCTCAACTCGGCATTGAACTATGTAAGTCAGCAGCGTGTTGTCATGGATAACTCGATCACGCAGCTGCAGGCGGCGCAGACTTACACTCAAGCGCAGGGTACACAGATCACCTCGGCTCAGACGAATCTCATGCAGGCGGACGTAGCGCAGGTATCCACGCAACTGAGCACGGCCGAGACGCAGCAGGCGGCTTTGACTCAGGTCGTAAACATTCTGGAAAAGAACAATGGAGGCTTATTCAGCCTCTTATAA
- a CDS encoding response regulator, protein MTEFPEYAVKMAFTVLLVDDNPVQATTRQAILTYAGNQVSIATSASHALHLLDDPEFAGNVDLVITDHLMPKMNGPQFVATLRQRFPTLPVLVLSGLPDADMEYAGMTILYRSKPIAPDELIRLTQSLWGKNSLGRTA, encoded by the coding sequence ATGACTGAGTTTCCCGAATATGCGGTGAAAATGGCTTTTACGGTTCTGCTTGTCGATGACAATCCGGTGCAGGCCACCACGCGACAGGCGATATTAACCTATGCCGGGAATCAGGTGTCGATTGCCACGAGCGCAAGCCACGCGCTGCACTTACTTGATGATCCGGAATTTGCCGGAAATGTCGATTTGGTGATCACCGATCATCTCATGCCGAAGATGAACGGACCACAGTTTGTGGCAACCCTTCGCCAGCGGTTTCCTACCCTCCCTGTTCTCGTCCTGAGTGGCCTGCCGGATGCAGATATGGAGTACGCCGGTATGACGATTCTCTATCGCTCCAAGCCGATTGCCCCCGACGAGTTGATCAGGTTGACGCAATCGCTCTGGGGAAAGAATAGCCTAGGCAGAACCGCCTAG
- a CDS encoding chromate transporter, producing MSDAALNPSTETISAVAPVFTRASIGQIFLEFLIIGATSFGGVVPYLRASLVTKRGWIDDKEFVEMLSISQSLPGLNATNMAIQVGNKLGRALGALAAIIGICLPGAVLMYGVGIVYRIHGDHVWITAALKGVAAAAVGLILSTVVSMSKKSLSGKFDFVFIVLTVIAVNRLHLGVPRTLVAVGLLAILFHRPRKQNNAGEAQ from the coding sequence TCCGCCGTGGCGCCGGTCTTCACTCGGGCTTCGATCGGTCAGATATTTCTCGAGTTCCTCATCATCGGGGCAACAAGCTTCGGCGGTGTTGTCCCCTACCTTCGCGCCAGCCTCGTAACGAAACGCGGATGGATCGATGACAAGGAATTCGTCGAGATGCTGTCCATCAGCCAGAGCCTTCCCGGATTGAACGCCACCAACATGGCTATTCAGGTAGGCAACAAACTGGGCAGAGCGCTCGGTGCCCTCGCCGCGATTATCGGTATCTGCCTGCCGGGTGCTGTGCTCATGTACGGCGTTGGCATCGTCTACCGTATCCATGGTGATCACGTCTGGATCACCGCCGCGCTGAAAGGCGTGGCCGCCGCGGCAGTCGGCCTGATCCTGTCGACGGTTGTAAGCATGAGCAAGAAGTCCCTCTCAGGCAAATTTGACTTTGTTTTCATCGTGCTGACCGTCATTGCTGTCAACCGCCTGCACCTCGGGGTTCCACGTACGCTCGTAGCCGTCGGCCTCCTGGCAATTCTCTTTCATCGGCCCCGCAAACAGAACAATGCAGGGGAGGCTCAATGA